A stretch of the bacterium genome encodes the following:
- a CDS encoding sulfite exporter TauE/SafE family protein, producing the protein MNILFFLSAYVAEIIGTTAGFGSSTVFLPLALLFFDFRTALVLVAFLHIAGSIGRISFFRYGLDRNLIIKFGIPSVVLTLVGALLVAQLNQEVLKGILGTFLIMYASYSLWKEIFQFSATTTNAVIGGSLSGFLAGLIGTGGALRGAFLTAFGLPKEKYIATAASIALAVDLTRIPVYLQQGFLDQKYYWYLPVLVVLAFAGSFTGKQIVQRLPQDKFKKVVLVAILLIGLKFIYDWLF; encoded by the coding sequence GTGAATATTTTGTTTTTTCTCTCCGCCTATGTCGCTGAAATCATTGGCACAACTGCTGGTTTTGGCTCCTCCACTGTTTTTCTCCCATTAGCGTTACTGTTTTTTGATTTTCGGACAGCTTTAGTCTTAGTTGCTTTCCTTCATATTGCCGGAAGTATCGGCAGGATTAGTTTTTTCCGATACGGGTTAGACCGAAATCTTATTATTAAGTTCGGGATTCCTAGCGTTGTATTAACTTTGGTCGGGGCTTTACTTGTTGCTCAACTTAACCAAGAGGTTTTGAAAGGTATTCTTGGTACCTTCTTAATAATGTACGCCAGTTACTCTCTTTGGAAGGAAATTTTTCAGTTTAGTGCTACAACAACCAATGCAGTGATTGGTGGAAGTCTGTCTGGATTTCTGGCCGGACTCATTGGAACAGGAGGGGCCTTGAGAGGAGCGTTTCTGACTGCCTTTGGGTTACCAAAAGAAAAGTATATTGCCACCGCTGCTTCTATCGCCCTTGCGGTTGACTTAACAAGAATTCCGGTCTACCTACAACAAGGCTTCTTAGACCAAAAGTATTACTGGTATTTACCGGTGTTAGTAGTTTTGGCTTTTGCGGGCTCGTTTACTGGAAAACAAATCGTTCAACGTTTGCCCCAAGATAAATTTAAGAAAGTTGTTTTGGTAGCAATTCTCTTGATTGGTTTGAAGTTTATTTACGATTGGTTGTTTTAA
- a CDS encoding DUF5674 family protein translates to MLLLIDKSISEENLKKAAEEFDGYIKVVVDIEKEILTAGGKRHFDGEQMLLQNGSKQSSLWGGGLDLETGEIDYDSMINLRPIQNNNSREVLDEETRSAMTEIIIKLLK, encoded by the coding sequence ATGTTGTTACTAATTGATAAGTCAATCTCAGAAGAAAATCTCAAGAAAGCAGCCGAAGAGTTTGATGGCTATATTAAAGTAGTCGTCGATATTGAAAAAGAAATCCTAACGGCCGGAGGTAAAAGACATTTTGACGGAGAGCAAATGTTGTTGCAAAACGGAAGTAAGCAAAGCAGTCTTTGGGGTGGGGGTTTAGATTTAGAAACAGGTGAAATTGATTACGACTCAATGATAAACTTAAGACCTATTCAGAACAATAATAGTCGTGAGGTGTTGGATGAGGAAACCCGCTCGGCAATGACAGAAATTATCATTAAGCTACTAAAATGA
- a CDS encoding plastocyanin/azurin family copper-binding protein, whose protein sequence is MKRTYIILTGIAATSLLIVVGVVFFLNQDKTSSKGQKKTPHFLDSTPLHNETYAAQPINVTINFDFDLSDKSRVSVTDKSGKEWSEGEVLIEDSKTALKRMLKGEMLNGEYLVKYTACWPDDSCHEGNFSFTIDFSKKASYKDLRGQTEVAIEMKDIKFGEDKVIISPGTKVVWVNQDSVGHFVNTETHPEHTYFPQQNSRELTQGQTFSQIFTTLGQYNYHCSAHASTMSASLIVSN, encoded by the coding sequence ATGAAACGAACTTATATAATTTTAACTGGGATAGCTGCTACTTCTTTACTGATTGTGGTTGGAGTGGTGTTTTTTCTCAACCAAGACAAAACTTCCTCCAAGGGACAGAAGAAAACCCCTCATTTCCTGGACTCAACCCCACTACACAACGAAACTTATGCAGCCCAACCAATAAACGTGACAATAAACTTTGATTTTGACCTCTCAGATAAAAGTAGGGTATCTGTTACTGATAAATCTGGGAAGGAGTGGTCAGAGGGAGAAGTTTTAATTGAGGATTCCAAAACAGCTCTGAAGAGGATGCTTAAGGGAGAGATGCTTAATGGCGAATATTTAGTAAAATATACGGCTTGTTGGCCTGACGATAGCTGCCACGAGGGTAATTTTTCCTTTACAATTGATTTTTCAAAAAAAGCCTCATACAAAGATTTAAGAGGTCAAACAGAAGTTGCGATTGAAATGAAAGATATTAAGTTTGGGGAGGATAAAGTAATTATTTCACCAGGAACTAAAGTTGTTTGGGTAAATCAAGATAGTGTTGGACACTTTGTTAATACAGAAACTCACCCAGAACACACTTATTTTCCACAACAGAACTCAAGAGAGTTAACTCAAGGACAAACTTTTTCTCAAATCTTCACGACTTTAGGTCAATATAATTACCACTGTAGTGCTCACGCTTCAACAATGTCTGCAAGTCTAATTGTATCTAATTGA
- a CDS encoding phosphotransferase, whose amino-acid sequence MTEKDFQKRIGYEGEIEPLLKEVCLSYGFGQYFSWKTLTSGYEDFNLVLETEKGKFFVKIFATFRDLDNCLRYLKIIEEVLEAGVKHPKLLGFGGDYFFQKKFDGVDIRLCVMEFINGESFYQSKSVPDKEELKILVREAAKINNIHLKPAFIYDSWAITSFPKEFEKIEKFLEKEDAQLITPLLENFARINLDTLPHCLVHGDIIKTNVIRDKKGEIFLIDFSVSNYYPRIQELAVLLCNILFDEDKLEAFPDNYKLALQEYQKVVSLTKEELEYLPLFVKIAHATHIIGATKEREFNQNTSEENDYWLHLGKVGLKYTSEAL is encoded by the coding sequence ATGACGGAAAAAGATTTTCAGAAAAGAATTGGCTATGAAGGCGAGATTGAACCTTTGCTCAAGGAGGTCTGTCTATCCTATGGTTTTGGTCAATACTTTTCTTGGAAAACTTTAACCTCTGGGTATGAAGATTTTAACCTTGTTCTAGAGACCGAAAAAGGAAAGTTTTTTGTTAAAATTTTCGCCACTTTTCGTGATCTCGACAATTGCCTACGTTATTTGAAAATCATTGAAGAAGTGCTGGAAGCTGGGGTAAAGCATCCAAAATTGCTCGGTTTTGGTGGGGATTACTTTTTTCAAAAGAAATTTGATGGGGTAGACATACGACTTTGTGTCATGGAGTTCATTAACGGTGAGAGTTTCTACCAGTCAAAAAGTGTACCCGACAAGGAAGAGTTAAAAATCCTGGTTCGTGAAGCAGCCAAGATAAATAATATTCATCTCAAACCCGCGTTTATTTACGACAGTTGGGCGATAACGAGTTTTCCAAAAGAATTCGAAAAAATCGAAAAATTTCTTGAGAAAGAAGACGCTCAATTAATTACACCGCTCTTAGAAAATTTTGCGCGGATTAACCTAGACACACTACCCCATTGTCTTGTCCATGGAGATATCATCAAAACTAACGTGATCAGAGATAAAAAAGGAGAGATTTTCCTAATTGATTTTTCGGTTAGCAATTACTACCCAAGGATTCAAGAGCTAGCGGTTCTTCTTTGCAACATCCTTTTTGACGAAGACAAGCTAGAGGCATTTCCGGATAACTACAAGTTGGCATTGCAGGAATATCAAAAAGTTGTGTCTCTTACCAAGGAGGAATTGGAATACTTACCTTTATTTGTGAAGATCGCTCACGCGACCCACATAATTGGGGCTACCAAAGAAAGAGAATTTAACCAAAACACCTCCGAGGAGAACGATTATTGGTTACACCTTGGTAAAGTAGGTTTGAAGTACACTAGTGAAGCATTATAA
- a CDS encoding helix-turn-helix domain-containing protein gives MEKVANLYTAQELEELLGKKYFYRQGIYRLAEDGKINSYQVSGVLYFSRAELTLAALNKLVERIRYRYPWVTRFPLKVRDTDSKEIIVYGFPDGREIAADTESETEEDLLNKLEILREEVTRMADIPVNPPHEPGPLPPPQGHHGPPPPPPHHGPPPHHLEMMEALRRIEDKLSRIEEKIG, from the coding sequence ATGGAAAAGGTAGCTAATTTGTACACAGCTCAGGAATTGGAAGAACTTCTCGGGAAGAAGTACTTTTATAGACAGGGAATATATCGACTTGCTGAAGACGGCAAAATAAACTCTTACCAAGTCAGTGGTGTGTTGTATTTCTCCCGTGCTGAATTAACTCTGGCAGCTCTTAACAAACTGGTAGAACGAATCAGGTATAGATATCCTTGGGTGACTAGGTTTCCACTAAAGGTTAGGGATACCGATAGTAAAGAGATAATAGTTTACGGGTTTCCTGATGGCAGAGAAATAGCGGCCGATACAGAAAGTGAAACAGAAGAAGATTTATTAAATAAACTTGAAATTCTACGAGAGGAGGTGACAAGAATGGCAGACATACCAGTTAACCCACCACATGAACCAGGACCACTACCCCCGCCACAGGGGCATCATGGTCCTCCACCGCCTCCGCCTCATCACGGACCACCTCCACATCATTTGGAGATGATGGAAGCTTTGAGACGAATAGAGGATAAGTTGTCTAGAATAGAAGAAAAGATTGGTTAA
- a CDS encoding copper resistance protein CopC: protein MKKVAIISAGVVILALITVVLILYYNNIKTGEDTTSSLTSSTNSTDEATSTIPTNTEFIQETFQNIKTPHYVSSAPANNELLTTSLNQVSIQFNFDLANNSTIEVTRDGVSVVTGEKQISSDKLNINVPINTSQTGNYSVSYSACWPDGSCHQGSFGFSVKL from the coding sequence ATGAAAAAAGTGGCGATTATTTCAGCTGGCGTAGTAATTTTGGCATTAATCACCGTAGTTCTTATCCTTTACTACAACAATATTAAGACAGGTGAGGACACAACATCTTCACTAACTTCTTCTACAAATTCAACAGACGAGGCTACCTCAACAATCCCTACAAACACAGAGTTTATCCAGGAAACTTTTCAAAACATTAAGACGCCCCATTATGTGTCTAGCGCCCCAGCCAATAATGAGCTGTTAACCACAAGTTTAAATCAGGTATCAATTCAGTTTAACTTTGACCTGGCGAACAACTCGACTATTGAAGTCACACGCGATGGGGTTAGTGTTGTTACCGGAGAAAAGCAAATAAGTTCCGATAAGCTTAATATTAATGTACCTATAAACACCTCTCAAACTGGAAACTACTCCGTTTCTTATTCTGCTTGCTGGCCAGATGGAAGCTGCCATCAAGGTTCTTTTGGCTTCTCAGTTAAGTTATGA
- a CDS encoding GNAT family N-acetyltransferase: MVGKIVFEGKSKKGRNFLIRYIQDGDAKAMCDYMNVISQERTFISYQGEELVPEEEKKYVERKIEAVEEGRSVELLAFFGEKLIGIVNLDLGVRTSQHIAGLGISIARGFRDEGIGSKFFETVISEGKKNLKGLEIVKLSVFAKNEKAKQIYEKFGFSEYGRLPDGVKLEKGHDDHILMYKRV; this comes from the coding sequence ATGGTAGGAAAAATAGTTTTTGAAGGAAAAAGTAAAAAAGGTCGAAATTTTCTTATTCGATATATCCAAGACGGAGATGCAAAGGCAATGTGTGACTACATGAACGTCATCTCCCAGGAACGAACCTTCATCAGCTATCAGGGGGAAGAGTTGGTGCCTGAGGAAGAGAAAAAATATGTTGAGCGGAAAATCGAGGCGGTTGAGGAAGGCCGGTCGGTAGAGTTACTCGCCTTTTTTGGAGAAAAATTGATTGGAATTGTGAATTTGGATTTGGGTGTCAGAACCAGTCAACATATTGCTGGCCTGGGAATTTCCATTGCTCGCGGTTTTCGCGACGAAGGGATTGGCTCGAAGTTTTTTGAAACTGTCATCTCGGAAGGGAAGAAAAATCTCAAGGGGCTTGAAATAGTTAAACTTTCAGTCTTTGCCAAAAATGAAAAAGCCAAGCAGATTTATGAAAAGTTTGGCTTTTCCGAATATGGCAGACTTCCCGACGGTGTCAAGCTGGAAAAGGGCCACGACGACCATATTCTCATGTACAAGAGAGTTTAA
- a CDS encoding lysophospholipid acyltransferase family protein, protein MVLLVATGVIAIGERLRHWLKDTKSGLQLDDDDPAGFHPRDEIIWRLAQAVILPLGYLKWWTGTLEVRGKENVETAIASRKGTQVVGNHKAIPDAFTPQTAIRFLGHVRLAEDHFRSVIGMVFVNRRPILSKVLEGGDYIPIVPERMLENEFLRTLTPAERKTHLRNARRINSAAFPLMRKFLGLRYWTLLYPEATRVLEPGMKKVHDGVATALRHPGTNLLPVAQIGTDQMWKPGSWRPQPLSKITVIFGEPISSEEAETRARKISQRYGVSEDRALCDLVMRRIARLMIENGHPQYAGFYAKPRRERLGVS, encoded by the coding sequence GTGGTACTTTTAGTCGCTACTGGCGTGATCGCTATTGGTGAAAGACTCCGTCACTGGCTCAAGGATACGAAGAGTGGCCTGCAGCTTGATGACGATGACCCTGCGGGATTTCATCCTCGTGACGAAATCATCTGGAGACTTGCCCAGGCGGTCATTCTTCCTTTGGGTTACCTGAAGTGGTGGACTGGCACTCTGGAAGTAAGGGGTAAAGAAAACGTCGAGACGGCTATTGCCAGCCGCAAGGGTACCCAAGTAGTGGGGAACCACAAAGCGATACCTGATGCCTTCACTCCCCAAACTGCCATCAGGTTTCTCGGGCATGTCCGACTCGCCGAAGACCATTTTCGCTCTGTCATCGGCATGGTCTTCGTCAACCGCCGACCCATACTCAGCAAAGTTCTTGAAGGTGGGGACTACATACCCATTGTTCCGGAACGAATGCTCGAAAATGAATTCCTGCGCACCCTGACCCCTGCCGAACGCAAAACGCATTTGAGAAACGCTAGGCGCATCAATTCCGCAGCTTTCCCACTGATGCGAAAGTTCCTTGGCTTGAGGTACTGGACTCTCCTCTACCCCGAGGCAACTCGTGTCTTGGAGCCGGGAATGAAAAAAGTCCATGACGGAGTGGCAACTGCCTTGCGACACCCGGGAACGAACCTTCTGCCCGTAGCCCAGATCGGCACGGATCAGATGTGGAAGCCTGGGAGTTGGCGACCTCAACCGCTGAGCAAAATCACGGTCATCTTTGGTGAACCGATCAGCTCTGAGGAAGCCGAGACTCGTGCCCGAAAGATCAGCCAACGCTACGGTGTCAGTGAGGATCGAGCCCTGTGCGATCTGGTCATGCGCCGAATTGCTCGACTCATGATCGAAAACGGTCACCCGCAGTACGCCGGCTTCTACGCCAAACCTCGCCGCGAACGTCTTGGAGTGAGCTAA
- a CDS encoding DUF1801 domain-containing protein: MTANKKKTKGFSDEERDAMKERTLELRANKADGESAVLAKIAEMPEPDRAMANRIHTVIKESAPELSPKTWYGMPAYANNDGKVVCFFTAASKFKSRYATLGFNDTAKLDEGHMWPTSFAITKLTDAEEAEITALVKKAVG; this comes from the coding sequence ATGACAGCGAACAAGAAGAAAACCAAGGGATTTTCAGACGAAGAGCGAGACGCAATGAAGGAGCGCACCCTGGAACTGCGGGCAAACAAGGCGGACGGTGAAAGCGCCGTGCTCGCTAAGATCGCCGAAATGCCGGAACCGGATCGCGCCATGGCCAATCGGATCCATACTGTCATTAAAGAAAGCGCGCCAGAGCTCTCGCCGAAAACCTGGTACGGTATGCCCGCGTATGCTAATAATGACGGCAAGGTCGTCTGTTTCTTCACAGCTGCGTCAAAGTTCAAATCAAGGTACGCGACGCTCGGCTTCAATGATACAGCGAAGCTAGACGAAGGCCACATGTGGCCGACCTCCTTCGCGATCACGAAGTTAACAGATGCCGAAGAAGCAGAAATCACCGCGCTCGTGAAAAAAGCAGTGGGTTGA